A single region of the Acidobacteriota bacterium genome encodes:
- a CDS encoding nucleoside hydrolase: MTLPRGRRGIGALALAAGLLLLPLPSASPTAAAESRIKVLADQDSAGPHGTNFLSLLMLLNAPQVDLLGITTVSGDQWVEPSTVFALHAVELAGRSDVPVVKGAERPLLRTGRELELREALYGTFPNWRGTYNPGTPPPERVWEPPGGYPETEPHPGRAAEFIIETVRAHPGELVLYFAGPLTNLALAVRMDPGIVPLTRALYVMGASTGGGFELNWWWDPEAAAIVMREPWKEIVVTPGELGFKVLSHPELMRRVVAAGGPFTEHVQSLYLDYEPLPNLSQWSAMWDEVAVAALIDPSIVTETQTMWLDVDITHGPKYGHTVVWTRPEEVPTFFMAYSGPEGLDREAWADLLEPPAHLRAATVQREVDIARFEELFVQLMSHR; this comes from the coding sequence TCCCCCGAGGGCGGCGGGGAATCGGGGCGCTCGCCCTCGCGGCCGGTCTGCTCCTGCTCCCGCTTCCGTCGGCTTCCCCGACGGCCGCGGCCGAGAGCAGGATCAAGGTCCTCGCCGATCAGGACAGCGCCGGGCCGCACGGAACGAACTTCCTGTCGCTCCTGATGCTGCTCAACGCGCCCCAGGTCGACCTTCTCGGCATCACCACCGTCAGCGGCGATCAGTGGGTTGAGCCGTCCACGGTCTTCGCGCTGCACGCCGTCGAGCTCGCCGGGCGGTCCGACGTGCCGGTCGTCAAGGGCGCCGAGCGCCCCCTGCTCAGGACCGGGCGCGAGCTCGAGCTGCGCGAGGCGCTCTACGGCACCTTTCCCAACTGGCGCGGCACGTACAACCCGGGAACTCCTCCGCCCGAGCGGGTGTGGGAGCCGCCGGGTGGATATCCGGAGACCGAGCCCCACCCGGGACGCGCCGCCGAGTTCATCATCGAGACCGTCCGCGCTCATCCCGGCGAGCTGGTCCTCTACTTCGCCGGCCCCCTGACCAATCTCGCTCTGGCCGTGCGCATGGACCCCGGCATCGTGCCGCTCACCAGGGCTCTCTATGTAATGGGCGCCTCGACCGGCGGCGGCTTCGAGCTCAACTGGTGGTGGGACCCGGAGGCGGCCGCCATCGTGATGCGCGAGCCCTGGAAGGAGATCGTCGTCACTCCCGGCGAGCTCGGCTTCAAGGTGCTGTCCCATCCCGAGCTCATGCGCCGCGTAGTCGCCGCCGGCGGCCCGTTCACGGAGCACGTGCAGTCGCTCTACCTCGACTACGAGCCTCTGCCCAATCTGTCACAGTGGTCGGCGATGTGGGACGAGGTGGCGGTGGCGGCGCTGATCGATCCCTCGATCGTCACCGAGACCCAGACGATGTGGCTCGACGTCGACATCACCCACGGGCCCAAGTACGGGCACACGGTGGTCTGGACCCGGCCGGAGGAGGTGCCGACCTTCTTCATGGCCTACAGCGGCCCCGAGGGCCTGGACCGGGAAGCGTGGGCCGATCTGCTCGAGCCTCCCGCCCACCTCCGGGCGGCGACGGTCCAGAGGGAGGTCGACATCGCGCGCTTCGAGGAGCTGTTCGTCCAGCTCATGAGCCACCGATGA